In Acidisarcina polymorpha, the DNA window ACCCCAAGGGTGCGCTCTACCAGGCTGAGCCACGTCCCGACGGCTTTACAGCTTGGTGCAAGCTTGGGCGGCGAGCCCAGACCTCCACCACGTTCGGACAGATTCAAGTGTACATGAGGGATGGGGAGAGTTGGGTTGATGGACGGTTCGATGAAGTTTTTCTAAGCAAGCCGCCGGGTCTTTGGCACGTCTCTTGCGACTCGATCAGAGAGCGGATTTCCTCAGAGAGTCATTTGAGCAGCCTCTAAAGAATCATAGCCAGAACCGCAGCCGGATGTGCCGCCGGCTCCGAGCCCTGGCTGGAGTGAGATTCTGGCTGCCCAGCAAAGGAGCACGATCTCCGAAAATGGCGGCGAGATGTGATGCCGCGACCTCAATGGCCGGAGGGTGGAACGTATTCTTTGGGCAGGGCGGCGCCGTCGCCGAAGAAGTAGCTTTGCATTTGTTCGACGAGAAATTCCTGCGACTCGCGTGTCCAGGGTTGGAGCCGGTACTCATTGAGCAGCATCTTCTGGTGCTCGACCCATTCACCCCAGGCTCGTTTGGAGACGTTGTTATAGATTTTGTGGCCAAAATCGCTGTCGAAAGGTGGCTCGTCGAGGCCTTCGAGTTCCTGTTTGTACTTCGCGCAGTAGACCATGTGTGCCTTGCGGTGGGGAATTCTCCTGTCATTGGCTATTGTAACGGGAGATGGGGGCGAGTCGTGCTTAGGCGAGCCAAGGGGGAGGTCCGTGTTTTCGGGAACCAAGCTTCTGAGACCGAGCCTTCTTGAGGCCTAGCTTCTAAGAGAACCGAGCTTCTAGAGGATGCAGGCTTGCGCGCAAGTACAGATGGAGTCATGTGCGGGAAGTGAGTGCCATTGAGTTCGGCAGGCTCTCCTGAGGAAAAGACCTGCCGAGTTTAGTTCAATCGATCACAGTGACCGATACTTCTGGCTTAGCGGACGCCGCCTGAAGCGAGCAGGGTCTCGCCGGTGAGCCATCCCGAGTCGGACGAGGCGAGGAAGACGGCGATCGGAGTGATGTCGCCGGGCAGGCCGGTGCGGCCGAGCGGGGTTTGCGCTACTAACTGGGCCTCAAATTCACCGCCGACGGTACCGGCAGTATGCGTTCCTTCGGTCTCAACCAGACCGGGATTCAAGCCGTTGACGCGGATCTTTCGCGGCCCCAGCTCCTTCGAGAGCACATGAGTCACCGAGTCGACCGCGCCCTTGGTGGCGGTGTAGACGGTGGTCGAGGGCGGATTCAACGTGGTGATGGTCGAGCCGATGTTGATGACGCTTCCGCCTTCGGGGCTGAAGTGCTTGACGGCTTCCTGCGTGG includes these proteins:
- a CDS encoding SDR family NAD(P)-dependent oxidoreductase; this encodes MSKLTNKVAVVTGASKGIGADIAKGLAAEGAAVVVNYASSKEGADKVVAEIIAKGGKAIAVQGDVSKTADIQRLFAETKRAYGKLDILVNNAGIYKFAALEEITEADFHSHFNLNVLGLILTTQEAVKHFSPEGGSVINIGSTITTLNPPSTTVYTATKGAVDSVTHVLSKELGPRKIRVNGLNPGLVETEGTHTAGTVGGEFEAQLVAQTPLGRTGLPGDITPIAVFLASSDSGWLTGETLLASGGVR
- a CDS encoding oxidative damage protection protein, whose product is MVYCAKYKQELEGLDEPPFDSDFGHKIYNNVSKRAWGEWVEHQKMLLNEYRLQPWTRESQEFLVEQMQSYFFGDGAALPKEYVPPSGH